The segment TTGACAAATACATGGAAGAAGTCGAAATTTACTACATCCGCAAGGCGCTGCAGCATCACGGCTTCAACATCACAAAAACGGCCAAAGCGCTCGGCTTAAGCCGACAAAACTTGCAATACCGCATCCGCAAGTACCAGATTGATAAGGAATGGGGATGAAAAGGCGAAAAGCCTCAGCCAGCGGGACGGCAAAAAGGACAGGGGAGGTCGCTGTGGATGATCGACGCTCATATTCATCTCGACCAGTACACGGACATCGAGGAACAAATCAACCGTTGGCAAGAAGCGGGCATCATCGGCGTCGTCGCCGTATCCACCGATTTGCGCTCAAGCCACCGAACGCTCGAGTTGAAACAGCGATTCCCTTCCTTCGTCTACGCCGCCATCGGTTTTCATCCCGAGCAACCGCTGCCAAGCGAAGCCGATTGGAACGAATGGACAGAGCTTGTCAAGCAAGAGCGGCCGCTGCTCGCCGCCATCGGCGAAGTCGGGCTGCCATACTATTCAGCGGAAGCATGCGCCAAGCTGCCCGCGTATCAAGAACGATTAACCGAAATCGCGGCCATCGCCGCCGATGCCTCCTTGCCGCTCGCCCTTCACGCCGTCTACGACCGCGCCGAAACCGCCTTGGCCATCTTGTTGCAAGCTGGTGTCCGACAAGCCCATTTCCACTGGCTGAAGGCCGAGCCTGCCGTGGTCAAACAAATCGTCCAATGCGGCTACTACATCTCCATCACGCCGGAAGTGTGCTACCGCGAGCGCGACAAGCAGCTGTTATCCCTCGTTCCCATCGAGCAGCTGCTCCTTGAAACCGATGGCCCATGGCCGTTTGCAGGCCCGTTTGCCGGAAAACTGACAACGCCGTTATGGCTATTGGACTCCGCGCGAGCCGTGGCGGCACACTATGGCCGAGATATCGAACAAGTCAAAACCATGATCACGGCGAACACAAAACGGCTTTACGGTTGATCTTCCTTATCGTACGATGAAACCAAATCTACATCGAAATGAGGGAAACATGATGGATCATAATGAGCGAGTGCGCCAACAGCTGATCAAAAGCGTTTCCGGGCTGTCGGACGAACAGCTGAACACCCGGGCGGCGAAAGGGAGTTGGACCATCGCCCAAGTGCTCGAACACCTGTACTTAATCGAAACATCGATCGCAGCCATGATCGCCCATACATTAAAGCATGGCGAGAGCCAGCCGGTTGAGGAAAAACCGATCCACTTGACCGTTGACCGTTCCAAAAAAGTGGAGGCGCCTGATTTCGCCCGCCCGGACAACCGCTTTTTCACTCGACACGAACTGGAAGAAAAATTGCATCAATCGCGGCAACGGTTGCGCCAAATCACAGAGCAAGCCAATCCGGCTGACTTGGAAGCCAAATCGTTCCCGCATCCCATTTTTGGGCCACTGAATTTGAAGCAATGGGTGGAATTTGTCGGCTACCATGAACAGCGCCACCTCGCGCAAATTGAAGAAATCAAGGTACAGCTTCCGTGAGGAGCGGGCGGCTCATCAAGGAAAAAGCCGAGCAACGACCAGCCAAATCCCCGCCCTGCTCGGCTTACAACGATTTTCCATCTTCATGTGAACGCTCCACTGCCCCTGTCACAGCCATTGTTTTCACTTGCTTTAACGTCGCCACGATGAGAAAACTGACAATGACCAACAAACACCAGGAGCTCACTTTTCCTACGTGAACAAGGCTCCACGCCTTCACCTGGTTTGGATATTGCCAAGCGCCAAAAAAGGTGGCAATGTTTTCCGCGATCCAGATGAAAAACCCGATCAGCAAAAAGGACAAAACAAGCGGCATCCGGTAGCGGACTCCCCCGACCTCATACGTCACCCATGACCGCCAAAAGACAAGCATGACGAGGCTCGAGAGCCACCAACGAACGTCCACCCAATAATGGTGGGTGAAAAAATTCAAGTAAATCGCCGCAGCCAGCGGAACGACCAACCAAAACGGCGGCCATCGCACAAGCTCCACTTTCATTCTTCTCCACGCCTGGCAAAGATAGCTGGCGACGCTCGCATACATAAAGCCGCTGTACAAGGGCACGCCAAAGATTTTCGTATACCCCTCTTCCGGATACGACCACGAACCCATGCGCACTTTAAACAGCTCGAGCGCAAGTCCAATGACGTGGAACAAGGTGATCACTTTGAGTTCACCCCGCGTTTCCATCCCTGACCGCACCATCCACCATTGCATGAGCAGGCAAATAACAAGCAGCCAATCATACCGCGGCAATAGCGGAAGCGGCGCGATCTTCGTCAGCGCCAATGAGGCAAAAATGACAACCGGAAACACGCAAGATTGCGCCTGCGCCCAACCGAAGCGAACAAGCTGCACAAACGCTTTGATCAGCCGCGACGTTCTGCCAAACTGGCGCACCCGGACGATCATGAGGCCAAACGGTGGAGATTCGTCCACCGCTAGCTCTTGCTTTTCCCCTTTCAAGCCGTCTCCTCCCTACTCACGGATTTGACTCCCCTTCATCACTTCGATACTCCAAAATGTCCCCGGGCTGGCAATCGAGCGCCTTGCAAATGGCTTCGAGCGTCGAGAAACGGATCGCCTTCGCCTTCCCGTTTTTCAAGATCGACAAATTCGCCATCGTGATCCCGACTCTCTCCGACAGCTCGGTGACGCTCATCTTCCGCTTCGCCAACATGACATCAAGATTCACGATAATCGGCATGCCATCCACCTCAAATGGTCAACTCATTTTCTTGTTTGATTTCAATCGCCTGCTGCAGCAGCTTTTGCAACACCGCGGCGAACACAGCGATGACAAGCGACGCAAACGGCACAATCAGACCGACGAAGATGACTCCCGGAGCATCGTCTTTCTCGGCGAACAAGTAAAACAGCGGCAAGACAAGCAAATGCAGCCCGCTGATGGCGACAGCGCAATGTTTGATCGTCTTTAACGCTTTCACCGACGCCTCGGAAAACGCGTCGTTTCGGTCAATATACACTAACAACCGGAACGCCTGATACAACGCGAAGTAGAACGGCAGCGCGGACGCCTCAAACACAAGATAAACAAAATACTTGATCCAAGGGAACGTTGGCACCAGCTTGACCGCCACCTTCGCAAGCGCAGGAACCAAAAATAGGCACAATGCCAAAACCGGAAGGCCGATCAACACTAAAGACGCCTTCAAAAACAACGTTTCCCGTTTCATCGAAACACCTCACACTGACTCGTTTTCGACTTTATTGTAATGAATGATTTATCGTTTATCAATAAATAATCGTTGATTTAAATTAAATTTTTTCTGCAAAACAGCAAAAAGAAAAGACGTCCCCACACGGAAACGCCCGACCATACCTATTGAGACAACAGGCACACCGTATTCACTTCCACGCCGCCCATTACCAATCGATTCGCTTTCCATCCTGGAAAAAGCCGCCGTTCGGCCCGTCAGGCCTGATTCTGCTATTTAACCGCACTCCCCCCAATTACTCGTTTTTCATCGACAGCCCGTGCTTTCGCGGAAATCATAATAGGATACCCTCCTTCAATCCATAAATTTCATCAACACCTGTCTATCTTATAAAGTACAAATTCAAAATCGCCCTGCTGCGGCGGAAAAGAAGCGGTTTTTCCCGATGAACTCCGCTGTTTTTTCCGCTGCTTCCGTTTTCCTTTTCCAGCGATCACTTGCTCTAACCCTTTTCCCATTAATTTAAAGGCAAAAATGGCAACGATAAAGGCAACACACGGCCCGACAACAATCCATTGGTCAAGCATCATTTCCCGATAGGAAAGACCGATCAAGCCGGACCATTCGTTCGAAAGGGAGAGCGCCACCTTCTCCGGAGGGCCCAACCCATCGGAATCATATATAACTTTTACGCCTCCTAGCAATATTTGAAACGCCCCGAGATGCACAAGCAGCAAGAGCGACTGCACCGTCTGCTGGGTAAACAGCAAAAACAGCCGCGGCCGCATATACGGGAGAACGTGCTTGCGGATGAGCCAAACGTGATCAGCTCCCATCAGCCGGGAAGAAACGACAAATTCATTTTGCAAAAAGACAGCGATATCATTGCCGATGACCAGCATTAACGGCGGAAGAGCAACAGCCGCAAGCACCAATAGTTGTTTGATCAACACTCCCATTCCAGCTCCTTGCTCCTCCAATGGAATGAAAGCAAAAAAGAGCATCGTTAAAAAGATCGCCGGCACAAACCGAAAGGCGCGGACGATGGACTCGGCAATAAACCGAAATTTCTGCAAATAAAAAGCATACACGATTCCGCCGACCGTCCCAAACACAAGCCGCAGCAAACTGACCGCCAATGCGGTGACAATCGTATATTTCGCCCCATCGATGACTTTCCAAAACACGTCTTCACCTTGGCGATCGACGCCAAACGGGTGGGCCCAGCTCGGCGGGTATGGAGGAACGTCAACGAGCCGCCCAGCCTCATTGTAGATCTGCTTCGGCGGCTGGGGAATGATGTCTTTCAGCCAATAAGAATAGAAAAAACTGGCCAGCAATAGACCAGCCGCGATGATAAACCCTGCCGCAAAATACACGTTGCGGAATGCGCGCATCACGCCACCCCCCTCTCGATTCCCGTCAAATAAGCAATCACTCGTTTCCCGGCCACATCAATGAGGTAAAATGGCAAAAACAGCATGGCAAGACGATAGCCACTACTTCCGGCGTATGGAGCTGCTCATACAAAAACCGGAACAATCCGTGCATATTAAACAAATATTCCGCCACTAACAAGTTCGACAGCATAAACCAAAACAAATATTGGACGTTGGAAAACACGGTGATCAGCGCGTTGCGGAACATATGGCGCCATAGCACTGCCGTTTTTGACAATCCTTTCGCTAGCGCATATTCGACGTATGGCTTGTCTTTTTCCTCCGTAAACGCAAGAAATGTCATTTGGAACAGCAGAATGGAAGGCAAAATGGAAATCATGACAATCGGCAGCACGTATACATTGTCAAAACCGGCAACAGGATTGACAATAAGCAAATCTGTCTTTTTAAACACCCAGATGACAAACAGTTGCGTAGAAAAAATAAAAATAACATCGGGGATCGACTCAAGAAAAAACGCGATTTCTTTAACCATTTTTTGCAGCGGACGCGGAAGCAAAAAGCAGATGTAGGCTCCCGTAACGGCTATAAGGAAGGAAACAGCCAGCGCCCCCCATAAAATAACAAGGGAATAGGCATACGGCTCCATCATCGTTGAGAGCAGGGGAGCATTGTGCCATTGCGAGAGCGAAACCGTTATATCACGAATAGAAAAAAAGCTCCAAAACAGCTGCTGAAATTGCTGCCAAAATACCGTGATCATTTGCGGGCTCGGGAACAAGGAATAGCTTTGCGCAAACGCGATAATCGCCATAATCGTGAAAATGGTAAGCAACAAATCCGCCAGCACCGTCAAGGCGAGCTTCCATTTCTTCATAAGGCCGATCCCTCCCTCAGAGCACAGGCAAACGATTGCTACATGTTCCTTTCATCTGTAAGCTGCCAGTGCTTGCATGTTAATAAGATGGTGGCGGTGGAGGCAATGTTTCTGCTAACATGGATTGCTGTCCTCCCCATTCCATCGCCTATTTTCAAGATGCGGTCATACATTTTAATTCCTACATAGGTTTGTCCGTCTGTTTGATATTCTACCCTGCCCGACGAGTCTTTTTTGATAAGCTCTCCCTTTTCGCCATACTTCTCTTTTACGTGCTTCGGCTGCAATTCTGGCAAAAACATCACATCCAGCTCATATTCCTTAGCTCGCTCCGGTCTTTTCGCGCTCCATGAATAACTTCCGTCTTCCCCAACGTTTACTTTTTCCTCGAGTACCTGTTTG is part of the [Flavobacterium] thermophilum genome and harbors:
- a CDS encoding Protein of uncharacterised function (DUF3036) — its product is MKRETLFLKASLVLIGLPVLALCLFLVPALAKVAVKLVPTFPWIKYFVYLVFEASALPFYFALYQAFRLLVYIDRNDAFSEASVKALKTIKHCAVAISGLHLLVLPLFYLFAEKDDAPGVIFVGLIVPFASLVIAVFAAVLQKLLQQAIEIKQENELTI
- a CDS encoding conjugal transfer protein TrbA — its product is MPIIVNLDVMLAKRKMSVTELSERVGITMANLSILKNGKAKAIRFSTLEAICKALDCQPGDILEYRSDEGESNP
- a CDS encoding Uncharacterized integral membrane protein, with amino-acid sequence MKGEKQELAVDESPPFGLMIVRVRQFGRTSRLIKAFVQLVRFGWAQAQSCVFPVVIFASLALTKIAPLPLLPRYDWLLVICLLMQWWMVRSGMETRGELKVITLFHVIGLALELFKVRMGSWSYPEEGYTKIFGVPLYSGFMYASVASYLCQAWRRMKVELVRWPPFWLVVPLAAAIYLNFFTHHYWVDVRWWLSSLVMLVFWRSWVTYEVGGVRYRMPLVLSFLLIGFFIWIAENIATFFGAWQYPNQVKAWSLVHVGKVSSWCLLVIVSFLIVATLKQVKTMAVTGAVERSHEDGKSL
- a CDS encoding metal-dependent hydrolase, producing MDHNERVRQQLIKSVSGLSDEQLNTRAAKGSWTIAQVLEHLYLIETSIAAMIAHTLKHGESQPVEEKPIHLTVDRSKKVEAPDFARPDNRFFTRHELEEKLHQSRQRLRQITEQANPADLEAKSFPHPIFGPLNLKQWVEFVGYHEQRHLAQIEEIKVQLP
- the sapB_2 gene encoding Peptide transport system permease protein sapB → MKKWKLALTVLADLLLTIFTIMAIIAFAQSYSLFPSPQMITVFWQQFQQLFWSFFSIRDITVSLSQWHNAPLLSTMMEPYAYSLVILWGALAVSFLIAVTGAYICFLLPRPLQKMVKEIAFFLESIPDVIFIFSTQLFVIWVFKKTDLLIVNPVAGFDNVYVLPIVMISILPSILLFQMTFLAFTEEKDKPYVEYALAKGLSKTAVLWRHMFRNALITVFSNVQYLFWFMLSNLLVAEYLFNMHGLFRFLYEQLHTPEVVAIVLPCCFCHFTSLMWPGNE
- the ycfH_3 gene encoding Uncharacterized deoxyribonuclease YcfH, which codes for MIDAHIHLDQYTDIEEQINRWQEAGIIGVVAVSTDLRSSHRTLELKQRFPSFVYAAIGFHPEQPLPSEADWNEWTELVKQERPLLAAIGEVGLPYYSAEACAKLPAYQERLTEIAAIAADASLPLALHAVYDRAETALAILLQAGVRQAHFHWLKAEPAVVKQIVQCGYYISITPEVCYRERDKQLLSLVPIEQLLLETDGPWPFAGPFAGKLTTPLWLLDSARAVAAHYGRDIEQVKTMITANTKRLYG
- the gsiD_3 gene encoding Glutathione transport system permease protein gsiD — protein: MRAFRNVYFAAGFIIAAGLLLASFFYSYWLKDIIPQPPKQIYNEAGRLVDVPPYPPSWAHPFGVDRQGEDVFWKVIDGAKYTIVTALAVSLLRLVFGTVGGIVYAFYLQKFRFIAESIVRAFRFVPAIFLTMLFFAFIPLEEQGAGMGVLIKQLLVLAAVALPPLMLVIGNDIAVFLQNEFVVSSRLMGADHVWLIRKHVLPYMRPRLFLLFTQQTVQSLLLLVHLGAFQILLGGVKVIYDSDGLGPPEKVALSLSNEWSGLIGLSYREMMLDQWIVVGPCVAFIVAIFAFKLMGKGLEQVIAGKGKRKQRKKQRSSSGKTASFPPQQGDFEFVLYKIDRC